The DNA sequence AAGGTGCGGGTGATTCGGGAGTTCTGGGAAAAGTGGCCGGAAGGACAGCTTCACTGACGCCGCTACCTGACATAATTGCGAAGAGGTTGTCGGTTCTACCCGTCTTTGTTTCTATTGAAAGAACCGGATTCTTTCGAGGTAAAGTGCACTTGGAAATTCCACGTGACGACCAAAGAGAACCTTCCGCCTCATTCGCTGTATGGCTTTCCAATAAATTGATTCACGAAAAAGGTTGGAACACCAATTGGCTTTGGCTCCATCGTCGCTGGAAGACCCAGAGAACTCCGCAACGTCGCCTTCGGTTGGAGATGCGGCGGGGAACCTCCAGTGATTTCGAGCCGCGGGAGGAGGATCTCTCTCGGGCAGACCGAGTCTATTTACGCCTTCCCAACTGGCTTGGTGATATCGTGATGGTCGCCCCTCTCATTCGAGCGATTCGTAAGGGGCGTCCGGATGTCCGTCTCACCCTCGTCTTCCGTCCGCACTTCACCCCATTGATTGGACTGTTAGACCTTCCTTACGATGACCTCCTTCCCGCGGACAGTAAAAATGTGGTCGGGAGGGAACTCCTCCGCTTCCGTCAGTTTGAATATCCAGATACGGCAATACTGTTTACTAATTCATTTCGCGGTGACCGGGAAATGAGGATGGTTGGCGCCGAACAGCGATTTGGTATTCTTCGTAGGGGAAACCGAAGACCGTTACTCACCGACACCTGGATGCCACCCGAAACCCTCAAAGAAGAATCAATCCACCAAACGGATTGGTGGCATTTGTTTCTCAGCCATTTTGGCCTGAAGGAGCCGGCGGATCGAAGTCCAATCAAAAGCTCTAAAGAAAACCGCGAGAACCGCATAGCGCTCTTTTGTGGATCAGAGAACAGTCCAGAGAAGCGATGGCCCGTAGAAAGATGGGTTACCTTAACAAACGCTCTCTTGGAAAGGGACGAGGACTTGCAAATCGATCTGCACGGTACTGGTGGCGACCAGCCCATCACCTCCTCGGTTGCGGCCAACTGTAAATCTGACCGAATAAGTAACCTCGCGGGCTCAACCGATTTAGCCGAGCTAGGAACCTATCTCCAACGAAGCCATCTCGCAATCGGAAACGATACGGGAGGAATGCACTTGGCGAACGCTCTTGGCTGCCCTACTGCGGTTCTTTTTGGCCCTACCAACCCTGTAAGAACGCGGCCAATTTTTGACGCTCCCTTATCGGTCATTCAGGCACCGGATGCAAAACAGACCGGAGGCGGCACCATGGACGCCATATCGGTCGATCAAGTTTTGGAGGGAGTTAAAGAGTTAATGAAGATTCATCCGGAGCGGCTGCTTTAGACCGTCGAAACCTCTGCGAAGTCGGTTTAGCTGCCGATTCTACTGTATTGGAGTATCTCGAACGGCACCTAGAGCTGCCCCTTCCAATCAACTCCAAAGCACCATTTCCTGCTGCTGGGTTTCTTCCTTCTTTTTACTCCGCTTAGGGCGTCTTTCACCCGATTTACGGCTGCCATGCTGCTTATTGACCCGTTTGGCCTCCGTCCAGAATTCATCTTTTCGACGCAGCTTACCGAATTCTCCGCGGGCAAACTTTACCGCCTCCTTGTGGTCTACGACCGGTCGCGGATAGGTCTTTCCGAAAATCACATCCGCCTCTGAGAGGACCGATGCTGGTGCCCTCCATGGTTCATGGATGTAGTCAGTCGGGAGCCCTGCCAACTCCGGGACCCACTGTTTGACAAAAACCCCTTCCGGATCCTGATCGAGGCCCTGCTTTACAGGACTATAGATCCGAAGGGTGTTGATTCCGGTAACCCCACTCTGCATTTGGATCTGAGAAAAGTGGATGCCGGGTTCGTAGTCGATAAACTGACGGGCCAAGAAATCCCGGAAGGACCGCCAGTCGATCCAAAGATCGTAAGCAGCGAAGGAAACGAGCATCGCTCTCATTCGAAAGTTGATCCATCCCCTCGTCCGAAGAGCACGCATACAGGCATCGAGGAACGGATAACCCGTTTGTCCATTCTCCCAAGCCGTCATCCTTGTCGGATCCGGATCCATCGGACGTAGACCCTCGCAAGAACGATTGAACGAGCGATTCTCAATCTGAGGCTCCGATTCCAGTTTCTGCATAAAATGGCAATGCCAGTGGCAGCGGGAGAGAAAGGAACGTCCGTCACTTGCTGGGATGGAATCACCCATCGCAAGGCGCACGCGATGGACCGCTGAACGGATCGACAGGCAACCCGAGGAGAAATAAGGGCTGAGCCGCGAACAGGCATCATAGGCGGCCACCGGACTGCTCATCTTTCGACGGTATCCTTGACCCCTACCACCAACAAACGACTCCAGAACATGGCGAGCTGCAGTCTCCCCTCCGCGAAGGTCAACACTTCGCTTCCACGAGTAGGAGTTTTCTGTTGGAAGAACCGGGATCTTACTAGTCCCCTTGTATGGGGAGGATAGCGAATCGGGTTTGGGTAAAGGAGCGTGCTTCATCCGCTCTCCCCATAGCTTTGACCAACCGTCGCGATCTCTAAGCCCACGAACGACACCGTTTTGAGGAAACTCGGTCCAGGTTACGCCTTTCTCTTTAGCCCATTTACCTACTGATTTGTCCCGATGAAAAGTAACTTCGTTTCCGGTCTCTTCGTGTGACCAAAGGAATTCAAAACCATATTTTTCCCGCACACTTTCGAGGACTTCGGCCGCTCTCCCCCGCCGGATTAGCAAGCCTACACCGAGATCAGCTAAGGAAGCTTGGAGGTCTTGGAGAGACTCGCTCTGAAACTGCCAGTGAAGGGCATCGTAATCCGGTGCATTCAGGACCTCCGGCTCGATAATGAAGAGCGCTACAATCGGCCCTCTCTTACCGGCCTCTACGAGTGGACGGTGATCCTCGACACGAAGATCGCGTTTGAACCAAACGCACTGTGTTGCCTGATCGCTTGAGACCACCCTTTCACAGAAGTCTCTTATTGAATTTCAGCAAGTCGAGCAGGCTCTACGGCTACGAAAATCCACCCAGATGAAATCTATATCCATTTAACATCCCCCTGCGAAGCGGCTGTGGAAAAATCCAGGCGATGTCGCCTGCTTTGACTCCATCAAATGGACTACACTCGCCACTGATTAAATATTCTGACCAATTCGCCAGAGTACCCCTGCGGGATCATTCATACAAAAGTCCCGCATACCCCATGGCTGCTCTTCAACCTCGGTAACCCTCACCCCGTATTTATCTCCTACTCCACTTTCGTCCACGACCCTCTTCCAGGAATCCACATCCTCAACCAGAAGATGCATCATGAAGTTTGAGGCATGTTCTTC is a window from the Verrucomicrobiota bacterium genome containing:
- a CDS encoding glycosyltransferase family 9 protein, which encodes MPTLLRGLSFLVGILPEFCLRGVCVGLGAILFRIPSKRRIVLSNLAHVFPDRDPKILKKIARINCSRTIEMGLFALASPRFGEKEIRARLQFSDDFQERYQSVLEEGKPALILLPHNYLIELIVFAPMLVGLPNGKVAALFRPINQKKIDDWVLKTRERGGIKLLSRSSGAETGIRHLRGGGHLAILADQGAGDSGVLGKVAGRTASLTPLPDIIAKRLSVLPVFVSIERTGFFRGKVHLEIPRDDQREPSASFAVWLSNKLIHEKGWNTNWLWLHRRWKTQRTPQRRLRLEMRRGTSSDFEPREEDLSRADRVYLRLPNWLGDIVMVAPLIRAIRKGRPDVRLTLVFRPHFTPLIGLLDLPYDDLLPADSKNVVGRELLRFRQFEYPDTAILFTNSFRGDREMRMVGAEQRFGILRRGNRRPLLTDTWMPPETLKEESIHQTDWWHLFLSHFGLKEPADRSPIKSSKENRENRIALFCGSENSPEKRWPVERWVTLTNALLERDEDLQIDLHGTGGDQPITSSVAANCKSDRISNLAGSTDLAELGTYLQRSHLAIGNDTGGMHLANALGCPTAVLFGPTNPVRTRPIFDAPLSVIQAPDAKQTGGGTMDAISVDQVLEGVKELMKIHPERLL
- a CDS encoding deoxyribodipyrimidine photo-lyase, with product MVSSDQATQCVWFKRDLRVEDHRPLVEAGKRGPIVALFIIEPEVLNAPDYDALHWQFQSESLQDLQASLADLGVGLLIRRGRAAEVLESVREKYGFEFLWSHEETGNEVTFHRDKSVGKWAKEKGVTWTEFPQNGVVRGLRDRDGWSKLWGERMKHAPLPKPDSLSSPYKGTSKIPVLPTENSYSWKRSVDLRGGETAARHVLESFVGGRGQGYRRKMSSPVAAYDACSRLSPYFSSGCLSIRSAVHRVRLAMGDSIPASDGRSFLSRCHWHCHFMQKLESEPQIENRSFNRSCEGLRPMDPDPTRMTAWENGQTGYPFLDACMRALRTRGWINFRMRAMLVSFAAYDLWIDWRSFRDFLARQFIDYEPGIHFSQIQMQSGVTGINTLRIYSPVKQGLDQDPEGVFVKQWVPELAGLPTDYIHEPWRAPASVLSEADVIFGKTYPRPVVDHKEAVKFARGEFGKLRRKDEFWTEAKRVNKQHGSRKSGERRPKRSKKKEETQQQEMVLWS
- a CDS encoding VOC family protein, which encodes MSNTTVTEIKAFVPSKDFEVSKEFYQKIGFTLVSDMGGIAYFRKGESSFLLQDFYREEHASNFMMHLLVEDVDSWKRVVDESGVGDKYGVRVTEVEEQPWGMRDFCMNDPAGVLWRIGQNI